One Antiquaquibacter oligotrophicus genomic region harbors:
- the murC gene encoding UDP-N-acetylmuramate--L-alanine ligase — protein sequence MIKPDLSLPLPADLGAVHFVGIGGSGMSGIARLFLAADHTVSGSDRTENHNTEQLRELGATVSIGHSASNPGLAQADALVYTGALWPDNPEYLAAVERGIPVLHRSQALAWLINRARLVAVAGAHGKTTSTGMIITALLELGADPSFVNGGVIQSLGVSSAFGSGELFVVEADESDGSFLLYDTAVALITNVDADHLDHYGDHDAFDAAFVTFANRASELVVISSDDAGARRVTTRLEHKRVVTFGEDESADVRVSNISTSGPVAFSVTYEGVQYNATLRVPGRHNAINAAGAFAVLVGLGFDPKASLAGIGSFGGTERRFELHGTVRGVSVYDDYAHHPTEVAAALSGARSVLGEGRLIAIHQPHLYSRTQAMAGEFAETYEALADHTIVLDVYGAREDPVPGVTGALVSERFADPSRVDYLPDWDDAARRAAAIARPGDLIMTLSCGDVYRIVPQVLDALEAPLES from the coding sequence ATGATCAAACCGGACCTCTCTCTGCCCCTTCCCGCCGACCTCGGAGCCGTTCATTTCGTCGGGATCGGTGGATCCGGGATGAGCGGCATCGCTCGGCTCTTCCTTGCCGCCGACCATACGGTCTCGGGCTCCGATCGCACGGAGAATCACAACACCGAGCAGTTGCGCGAGCTAGGTGCAACCGTCTCCATCGGGCACTCGGCCTCGAACCCGGGTCTCGCGCAGGCGGATGCCCTCGTGTACACCGGGGCTCTGTGGCCCGACAACCCCGAATATCTCGCGGCGGTCGAGAGGGGCATCCCCGTCCTTCATCGCTCGCAGGCCCTCGCCTGGCTGATCAACCGCGCGCGATTGGTCGCTGTGGCGGGAGCGCACGGAAAAACGACGTCGACGGGCATGATCATCACGGCCCTTCTCGAGCTTGGTGCCGATCCGAGCTTCGTCAACGGCGGCGTCATCCAGTCCCTGGGGGTTAGCTCCGCCTTCGGCTCGGGTGAGCTTTTTGTTGTCGAGGCGGATGAGTCGGATGGCTCGTTCCTGTTGTACGACACCGCGGTCGCACTCATCACTAACGTCGACGCCGACCACCTCGACCACTACGGGGATCACGACGCCTTCGATGCGGCTTTCGTCACGTTCGCTAACCGTGCCTCGGAACTTGTGGTGATCTCGTCGGATGACGCGGGAGCGCGTCGTGTCACGACTCGTCTGGAGCACAAACGGGTTGTGACCTTCGGTGAGGACGAGAGCGCGGACGTGCGCGTCTCGAATATCAGCACCTCTGGCCCTGTGGCCTTTTCGGTGACCTACGAGGGTGTGCAGTACAACGCCACCTTGCGCGTGCCGGGGCGGCACAATGCCATCAACGCGGCAGGGGCCTTCGCCGTCCTCGTGGGCTTGGGGTTCGATCCGAAGGCCTCGCTTGCGGGTATCGGCTCTTTTGGCGGCACCGAACGCCGCTTCGAGCTGCATGGAACGGTTCGCGGGGTCAGCGTCTACGATGACTACGCTCATCACCCGACCGAGGTTGCTGCCGCTCTGAGCGGAGCTAGATCGGTGCTCGGCGAGGGGCGTCTCATCGCCATCCATCAGCCACACCTGTACAGCCGGACGCAGGCGATGGCAGGCGAATTCGCAGAGACGTACGAGGCTCTTGCCGATCACACGATCGTTCTCGACGTTTATGGCGCACGGGAGGACCCCGTCCCCGGTGTCACCGGTGCGCTCGTCTCGGAGCGTTTCGCCGACCCCTCGCGTGTCGACTACCTCCCGGACTGGGATGACGCAGCACGGAGAGCGGCCGCAATCGCCCGCCCCGGGGATCTGATCATGACGTTGTCCTGCGGCGACGTGTACCGCATCGTGCCACAAGTGCTTGACGCACTCGAGGCACCTCTCGAGAGCTGA
- a CDS encoding Mur ligase family protein yields the protein MQDGDSSLLRPEHPISRPLSTLVEEFGLDVRGDIDGVEVTGIALDNRKIIPGDVFVGLRGAHRHGAALASGARERGAVAVLTDPEGAEIAADSGLPIVIVESPREALGDISAWVYRTIESPPLLLAVTGTNGKTSVSYLLHGILGQLGLVAGLSTTAERAIGSTAITSELTTPEATEVHGLLARMRENEVRAVTIEVSAQALTRRRVDGIVFDVAAFLNLSRDHFDDYADMEEYFAAKLPLFSPDRAKRAVVSLDSEWGHRVVDECHIPVTTVTSLPNVDADWTVTVLQERVDGTEFELTGPSGRSIRTSVGVIGHHMAANAAVAIVMLVEAGFDLDAIGHVLDRDGEIVTRIPGRVERVSESRGPALFVDYGHSPDAFTVTLDAVRRVVEGRIIMVFGADGDRDSGKRHEMGRIASEGADVLVVTDYNPRFEDPASIRSVLLEGARSAHDPAEIHEVEAPGKAIRLAVSLAGENDAVLWAGPGHEDHIDIRGEKVPFDAREEARLALREAGWS from the coding sequence GTGCAGGACGGCGATAGTTCCCTTCTCCGTCCCGAGCATCCGATCTCACGCCCACTTTCGACTCTCGTCGAGGAATTCGGGCTCGACGTGCGCGGTGACATCGACGGGGTCGAGGTCACGGGCATCGCCCTCGACAATCGCAAGATCATCCCCGGTGACGTGTTCGTCGGTTTGCGGGGAGCCCACCGCCACGGTGCCGCCCTCGCCTCGGGCGCTCGTGAGCGCGGCGCCGTCGCGGTTCTCACCGATCCGGAGGGTGCGGAGATCGCCGCCGACTCTGGTCTGCCCATTGTGATCGTCGAATCTCCGCGGGAAGCCCTCGGAGACATTTCCGCGTGGGTGTACCGCACGATCGAATCTCCGCCACTACTCCTCGCGGTTACCGGAACCAACGGGAAAACGAGTGTTTCCTACCTGCTCCACGGCATCCTCGGTCAATTGGGGCTCGTTGCGGGGCTCTCGACTACCGCCGAGCGCGCTATCGGGTCGACGGCCATCACGAGCGAACTCACGACACCGGAGGCGACTGAAGTTCACGGACTTCTCGCGCGCATGCGGGAGAACGAAGTCCGCGCCGTCACGATCGAAGTCAGCGCGCAAGCTCTCACGCGGCGCAGGGTTGACGGCATCGTGTTTGATGTTGCGGCATTTCTGAACCTCAGTCGCGACCATTTCGATGACTACGCGGACATGGAAGAGTACTTCGCGGCCAAACTTCCGCTGTTCTCTCCCGACCGGGCGAAACGCGCCGTGGTGTCCCTCGACTCCGAGTGGGGCCACCGTGTCGTCGATGAATGTCACATCCCCGTCACCACCGTGACATCGCTCCCCAATGTCGATGCCGATTGGACGGTGACGGTACTTCAGGAGCGGGTGGACGGCACGGAGTTCGAGCTCACCGGGCCATCGGGACGCAGCATCCGGACGAGTGTCGGGGTTATTGGGCACCACATGGCGGCCAATGCGGCTGTCGCTATCGTCATGCTTGTCGAGGCGGGTTTCGACCTCGACGCTATCGGGCACGTTCTCGATCGCGATGGGGAGATCGTGACTCGTATTCCCGGTCGCGTCGAGCGAGTCTCCGAGAGCAGAGGCCCCGCCCTCTTCGTCGACTACGGTCACAGTCCGGACGCCTTTACCGTCACGCTCGACGCGGTACGGCGCGTAGTTGAAGGCCGCATCATTATGGTTTTCGGGGCGGATGGCGATCGGGACTCCGGAAAGAGACACGAGATGGGCCGCATCGCGTCCGAAGGCGCAGATGTCCTCGTCGTGACCGACTACAACCCGCGTTTCGAAGACCCGGCATCAATCCGCTCGGTGCTCCTTGAGGGAGCCCGCTCCGCGCACGATCCGGCCGAGATCCACGAGGTGGAGGCGCCGGGCAAGGCCATTCGACTCGCCGTGAGCCTCGCGGGCGAAAACGATGCGGTCCTGTGGGCTGGCCCGGGGCATGAGGACCATATCGACATCCGCGGTGAGAAAGTCCCGTTCGATGCACGAGAAGAGGCGCGACTGGCGCTCAGGGAAGCGGGTTGGTCGTGA
- the murD gene encoding UDP-N-acetylmuramoyl-L-alanine--D-glutamate ligase, with translation MRDLDSLDSWHSDWTGLRVAVLGLGSTGFSVADTLIELGATVVVVAASATDERVELLSVIGGTLILQSDSTVVPRELTAFEPELVVVSPGYAPDHTLVRWAQSASIPLWGDIELAWRLRDKVSPPAEWILVTGTNGKTTTTQLAAHLLGASGRRAAAVGNIGIPVLDAVRYPAGFDVLVVELSSFQLHWMPRTGVGAVHPLASVCLNVADDHLDWHGSFDAYAETKGTVYANTRVACVYNLADETTMRLVEDAEVEEGCRAIGFGLGSPGPSDVGIVDGILVDRAFHDERHRSAFELSTIDELRQVGLASPHMAANVLAASALVRAAGVAPEDVHDGLLSFEVDHHRMETVSSFDGVVWVDDSKATNPHAANASLTSFSSVVWIVGGLLKGVDLSPLVTAHVARLRSVVVIGEDRQDVVAAFQRHAPDVPLFQVVADDTDEVMPQAVRLAADVARDGDVVLLAPAAASMDQFKDYADRGTRFAEAVRHHAGGAGDDNNPPSGEQGSSDTPT, from the coding sequence GTGCGAGACCTGGACTCACTCGATAGCTGGCATTCCGATTGGACCGGACTGCGTGTCGCCGTTCTCGGCCTCGGCTCGACCGGTTTCTCGGTTGCCGACACCCTGATCGAACTCGGCGCCACGGTTGTTGTTGTCGCTGCTTCAGCGACGGACGAGCGAGTCGAATTGCTGTCCGTTATCGGTGGCACCCTCATCCTCCAGTCCGACTCCACGGTGGTCCCGCGAGAGCTGACAGCGTTCGAGCCAGAGCTCGTTGTCGTCTCGCCGGGTTATGCACCCGATCACACCCTCGTGCGGTGGGCCCAGAGTGCGAGCATCCCACTCTGGGGTGACATCGAACTCGCGTGGCGGCTCCGGGACAAGGTTTCGCCGCCCGCCGAGTGGATCCTCGTGACCGGAACCAATGGAAAAACGACCACGACCCAACTCGCGGCCCATCTCCTCGGTGCTTCCGGCCGCCGTGCGGCCGCCGTCGGCAACATCGGCATTCCCGTGCTGGATGCTGTGCGTTATCCCGCTGGCTTCGACGTGCTCGTCGTGGAACTCTCGAGTTTTCAATTGCACTGGATGCCGCGAACCGGGGTCGGCGCGGTGCATCCTCTGGCCTCCGTGTGTCTCAACGTCGCCGACGATCACCTCGACTGGCACGGAAGTTTCGACGCCTATGCCGAGACGAAGGGAACCGTGTACGCGAACACACGGGTGGCGTGTGTCTACAACCTCGCGGACGAGACGACGATGCGCCTCGTGGAGGACGCGGAGGTGGAGGAAGGCTGCAGAGCGATCGGCTTCGGGCTCGGTTCTCCCGGACCGAGCGATGTGGGAATCGTCGACGGCATCCTCGTCGATCGGGCATTCCATGACGAACGACACCGCTCCGCGTTCGAGCTCTCGACGATCGACGAGCTCCGGCAGGTTGGCCTGGCCTCGCCACACATGGCTGCAAACGTGCTCGCTGCCTCAGCACTCGTTCGGGCGGCCGGTGTGGCACCCGAGGACGTCCACGATGGCCTCCTGAGTTTTGAGGTCGATCACCACCGTATGGAAACCGTCTCATCGTTCGATGGTGTGGTGTGGGTCGATGACTCGAAGGCGACCAATCCCCACGCAGCGAACGCGTCACTGACGTCGTTCAGTTCGGTCGTCTGGATCGTCGGGGGGCTCCTCAAGGGGGTCGACCTCAGCCCGCTCGTGACGGCACACGTCGCGCGTCTGCGATCGGTGGTGGTGATCGGTGAGGACCGCCAGGATGTCGTGGCGGCATTCCAGCGACACGCGCCCGACGTGCCCCTGTTCCAGGTGGTTGCGGATGACACTGATGAGGTGATGCCGCAAGCGGTGCGGCTTGCAGCCGACGTCGCCCGCGATGGCGATGTGGTGCTGCTGGCGCCGGCAGCGGCATCCATGGATCAGTTCAAGGACTACGCGGATCGTGGCACACGGTTCGCGGAAGCAGTGCGACACCATGCTGGAGGTGCGGGAGATGACAACAACCCGCCATCCGGCGAACAAGGGTCGTCAGACACCCCCACCTGA
- the ftsW gene encoding putative lipid II flippase FtsW, giving the protein MSLFAAENRTYFLLLGTTLFLVVFGLVMVLSASFVVEISADASPFGVFLRQSLYAIIGIPLMLVASRMPPRFWKRWAWPALLIGGALQLLVFVPGIGWGYGGNQNWISIAGFNAQPSEFVKVALIVWIAWVLSTKQELLGDWKHVALPIAPIAGIAILFVLIGNDLGTAMIMVLIVLGTLFFAGVKLRFLAISVVGIALLGVAFAMASSSRSSRISTWLNGCGEQDYSGSCWQVLHGTWALANGGLTGVGLGNSKASWNWLPHAESDFIFAIIGEELGLVGAVVVLALFVVLAIAFVRVIRGTKDSFARIVTAGVMVWVIGQAFVNIAVVLGVLPVLGVPLPLISAGGSALLANLLGIGIVLSFARHREPDRDPSFVEPAFGSRLIPDGLPKRRG; this is encoded by the coding sequence ATGAGCCTCTTTGCCGCGGAGAACCGCACCTACTTCCTCCTTCTCGGAACCACCCTCTTCCTTGTGGTCTTCGGACTGGTGATGGTCCTGTCGGCATCGTTTGTCGTCGAGATCTCCGCGGATGCGAGTCCGTTCGGTGTGTTCCTCCGGCAGTCCCTCTACGCGATCATCGGCATCCCCCTCATGTTGGTCGCCTCACGAATGCCGCCGCGCTTCTGGAAGCGCTGGGCGTGGCCCGCGCTGCTCATCGGTGGTGCGCTGCAGCTACTGGTTTTTGTGCCAGGAATCGGCTGGGGGTATGGCGGAAACCAGAACTGGATCTCCATCGCAGGCTTCAACGCTCAGCCGTCTGAGTTCGTCAAAGTCGCACTGATCGTGTGGATTGCCTGGGTGCTCTCGACCAAGCAGGAGCTCCTGGGGGACTGGAAACACGTCGCTCTGCCGATTGCCCCTATTGCGGGTATCGCAATCCTGTTCGTGTTGATCGGCAATGATCTCGGCACCGCGATGATCATGGTGCTCATCGTGCTCGGGACCCTGTTTTTCGCGGGGGTCAAACTTCGTTTCCTCGCGATTTCCGTTGTCGGAATTGCGCTTCTCGGCGTCGCCTTCGCTATGGCGAGTTCCTCGCGAAGCTCGCGCATCAGCACGTGGTTGAACGGATGCGGCGAGCAGGACTACTCGGGCAGCTGCTGGCAGGTGCTCCACGGAACGTGGGCACTGGCCAACGGGGGACTCACCGGGGTGGGACTCGGAAACTCCAAGGCGAGTTGGAACTGGCTTCCGCACGCCGAGAGTGACTTCATCTTCGCGATCATCGGTGAGGAACTGGGCCTCGTCGGAGCGGTCGTAGTGCTCGCACTCTTCGTTGTACTCGCGATCGCGTTCGTCCGTGTCATCCGCGGAACGAAGGATTCCTTCGCGAGGATCGTCACGGCGGGTGTCATGGTGTGGGTGATCGGCCAGGCATTCGTCAATATTGCTGTCGTTCTGGGTGTTCTGCCGGTGCTCGGTGTTCCGCTGCCGCTGATATCCGCCGGTGGTTCAGCGCTCCTGGCGAACCTGCTGGGAATCGGAATCGTGCTGTCGTTCGCCCGGCATCGCGAACCGGACCGCGACCCATCGTTCGTCGAGCCAGCATTCGGTTCGAGACTCATTCCCGACGGCCTGCCAAAGAGACGAGGTTGA
- the murG gene encoding undecaprenyldiphospho-muramoylpentapeptide beta-N-acetylglucosaminyltransferase translates to MTTYLLAGGGTAGHVNPLLAVADRIREREPESTILVLGTREGLESRLVPERGYELLTIERLPFPRRPGRAALSFPRRLRAAVDDVRAILRDRAVDVVVGFGGYASAPAYLAARAERVPLSLHEANARPGIANRLGARFASTVGVAFRGTPLPNATWVGMPLRREIERLDRFAARAEAREFFGLDERPTLLVTGGSSGALRINETVSEAIALILGAGWQVIHVTGEYRDELKDPGLPGYRVLKYCDRMELALAVADLSLSRSGTSTVAELTALGIPAVFVPYASGNGEQRMNARESLEVGGAIVVRDADFTPRWVADELVPLLGDRARIADMAARIATVGAIDGTDRMIDIIHEARSSGSSVHDG, encoded by the coding sequence GTGACCACCTATCTCCTTGCGGGCGGCGGAACAGCGGGACACGTCAATCCGCTTCTCGCTGTCGCCGACCGGATCCGTGAGCGCGAACCCGAATCGACGATCCTCGTGCTTGGCACACGGGAGGGGCTCGAGTCGAGACTCGTGCCGGAGCGCGGGTACGAGCTCCTGACCATCGAGCGTTTGCCGTTCCCGCGCCGACCGGGGCGGGCGGCCCTGAGTTTCCCGAGGCGCTTGCGGGCGGCCGTCGACGATGTTCGCGCCATTCTCCGGGATCGTGCCGTCGACGTGGTCGTGGGATTCGGGGGTTATGCCTCGGCTCCTGCCTATCTCGCGGCGCGAGCCGAGCGAGTGCCACTGTCCCTCCACGAGGCTAACGCTCGGCCGGGTATCGCCAATCGGCTCGGAGCCCGCTTCGCGTCGACCGTCGGAGTGGCCTTCAGGGGCACACCATTGCCGAACGCCACCTGGGTGGGTATGCCCCTGCGCCGAGAGATCGAGAGGCTCGACCGTTTCGCAGCTAGGGCAGAGGCTCGTGAGTTCTTCGGTCTGGACGAGCGTCCGACCCTTCTCGTTACGGGAGGGTCATCGGGCGCTCTCAGAATCAACGAGACAGTGTCGGAGGCCATCGCCCTGATCCTTGGGGCCGGCTGGCAGGTCATCCATGTCACGGGTGAATACCGTGACGAACTGAAGGACCCCGGACTGCCCGGATATCGTGTGCTCAAGTACTGCGACCGGATGGAGCTCGCCCTCGCGGTTGCCGATCTGTCTCTATCGCGCTCGGGCACGTCAACGGTTGCTGAGCTGACCGCACTCGGCATCCCCGCTGTGTTCGTGCCCTACGCGTCGGGAAATGGTGAGCAGCGGATGAACGCCCGCGAGTCGCTGGAGGTCGGCGGGGCGATCGTTGTTCGCGACGCTGACTTCACGCCGCGTTGGGTCGCCGACGAGCTCGTGCCTCTCCTCGGTGATCGTGCTCGGATCGCGGACATGGCAGCGCGTATTGCCACAGTCGGCGCGATCGATGGGACGGATCGAATGATCGACATCATCCACGAGGCCCGTTCGTCGGGTTCCTCGGTTCACGACGGGTAG
- a CDS encoding UDP-N-acetylmuramoyl-tripeptide--D-alanyl-D-alanine ligase, with protein MIELTMQDLSDIVGGQLVLADADSADSTISGEVHTDSRKVTPGALFFALPGESTDGHLFVGAAAELGASAAVVERAVDVAITQIVVPDGVAALATLAREVVARVRGRGRLKVVAVTGSNGKTTTKNMLRAILEQEGPTVAPFGSFNNHVGAPISMLGVDDDTEYLVVEMGASAIGEIASLIRIVTPDVGIVLKVGLAHVGEFGGPDAVETAKSEMVTDLPETAVAVLNIDDPRVVRMADKTRASVVWFGLDDRAEVRATDVVGSASGTSFTLLVDETSIPVDLRILGEHHAMNALAAIAATRALGVPPERAVAALGGLAKAARWRMEVQPREDGVVVINDAYNASPDSMAAALKTLAQVTAPDQRSVAVLGEMAELGEFSDEEHDRIGRLVVRLNIRKLVVVGHAARHIHNAAGLEGSWDGESVLVADADEAYDVLREELRPGDVVLVKSSGSAGLRFLGDRVAGVDG; from the coding sequence GTGATCGAACTCACGATGCAGGATCTCTCAGACATCGTCGGCGGCCAGTTGGTTCTTGCCGACGCGGATTCTGCGGACTCGACTATCTCGGGGGAGGTGCACACCGACTCTCGTAAGGTCACGCCGGGCGCACTGTTCTTCGCACTCCCCGGTGAGAGCACGGACGGTCACCTCTTCGTCGGTGCAGCGGCGGAACTCGGGGCCTCGGCGGCCGTCGTCGAGCGAGCGGTGGATGTCGCGATCACTCAGATCGTGGTACCGGATGGTGTCGCGGCGCTGGCGACGCTCGCTCGCGAGGTCGTTGCGCGTGTCCGGGGTCGGGGGCGACTTAAAGTGGTCGCCGTCACGGGATCGAACGGCAAAACGACAACCAAGAACATGCTGCGGGCCATCCTCGAACAGGAGGGCCCCACCGTCGCACCCTTCGGCTCCTTTAACAACCACGTCGGCGCGCCAATCTCGATGCTCGGTGTGGATGACGACACCGAGTACCTCGTGGTCGAGATGGGGGCCAGTGCTATCGGCGAGATCGCGTCTCTCATTCGCATCGTGACGCCCGATGTCGGGATCGTTCTGAAGGTCGGCCTTGCCCACGTCGGCGAGTTCGGGGGACCGGATGCCGTGGAGACCGCAAAGTCCGAGATGGTCACCGATTTGCCCGAGACCGCCGTTGCCGTGCTGAACATCGACGACCCGCGCGTTGTCCGTATGGCCGACAAAACTCGTGCGTCGGTCGTGTGGTTTGGACTGGATGATCGCGCTGAGGTTCGGGCGACGGATGTCGTCGGCTCGGCATCCGGCACTTCCTTCACCCTCCTCGTCGATGAGACCTCGATCCCCGTCGACCTGCGCATTCTCGGCGAGCACCACGCGATGAATGCCCTTGCCGCGATCGCAGCGACTCGAGCACTCGGCGTCCCTCCTGAGCGCGCGGTGGCGGCGCTCGGGGGACTTGCCAAGGCCGCTCGGTGGCGAATGGAGGTGCAGCCACGGGAGGACGGTGTCGTCGTCATCAATGACGCGTACAACGCGAGCCCCGACTCGATGGCAGCTGCCCTCAAGACCCTCGCGCAGGTGACGGCACCCGACCAGCGATCGGTCGCCGTCCTCGGCGAGATGGCAGAGTTGGGTGAATTCTCGGACGAGGAGCACGATCGCATCGGTCGACTCGTCGTTCGTCTCAACATTCGAAAGCTCGTGGTCGTCGGGCATGCTGCTCGACACATTCACAACGCGGCCGGTCTCGAGGGTTCGTGGGACGGAGAGTCGGTCCTCGTCGCTGACGCCGATGAGGCCTACGATGTGCTTCGTGAGGAACTCCGTCCCGGGGATGTTGTGCTTGTGAAGTCGTCTGGCTCGGCTGGGCTTCGATTCCTCGGCGACCGGGTGGCAGGAGTCGACGGATGA
- the mraY gene encoding phospho-N-acetylmuramoyl-pentapeptide-transferase translates to MIALLIAGAFALAFTLFLTPVFIKLFVRLKWGQFIRDDGPQSHHTKRGTPTMGGIVFILGATLGYFVGHWVVGDVPGISGLLVIYLMVGLGLIGFIDDFLKTRKQQSLGLGGWSKVLGQVIVAAGFAALALNFPDANGLTPASTMISVIRDIQWLDFAVFGSFTAILFAVWVTLIIVSASNGVNVADGLDGLASGAAIFAISSYIFIGFWQFNQSCSNPSIDPDLLYKCYDVRDPLDLAVIAAAIAGGLIGFLWWNTSPAQIFMGDTGALGLGGALAGLAILSRTELLLVLIGGLFLVVTGSVILQRAYFKISGGKRIFLMSPLHHHFELKGWAEVTVVVRFWLISALFVAVGVGLFYVEWVNQ, encoded by the coding sequence ATGATCGCACTCCTCATCGCCGGAGCTTTCGCCCTCGCGTTCACGCTCTTTTTGACTCCCGTTTTTATCAAGCTGTTCGTCCGCCTCAAGTGGGGACAGTTCATCCGCGACGACGGACCGCAGTCGCACCACACAAAACGCGGCACGCCGACGATGGGCGGGATCGTCTTCATCCTCGGTGCCACGCTCGGCTATTTTGTGGGGCACTGGGTCGTCGGGGATGTTCCCGGGATCTCGGGCCTGCTCGTGATCTACCTCATGGTGGGACTCGGCTTGATCGGGTTCATCGATGACTTCCTGAAGACACGCAAGCAGCAGAGCCTCGGCCTTGGCGGGTGGTCCAAGGTCCTCGGACAGGTCATCGTCGCTGCGGGATTCGCGGCGTTGGCGCTGAACTTTCCCGATGCGAACGGCCTGACTCCGGCCTCGACGATGATTTCGGTTATCCGTGACATCCAATGGCTCGATTTCGCGGTGTTCGGTAGCTTCACGGCGATCCTGTTCGCGGTGTGGGTCACGCTCATTATCGTGAGCGCGTCGAACGGCGTGAACGTTGCCGATGGCCTCGATGGCCTCGCATCCGGAGCTGCCATCTTCGCCATCTCGTCGTACATCTTCATCGGCTTCTGGCAGTTCAACCAGTCCTGCAGCAACCCGTCGATCGACCCGGACCTGCTGTACAAGTGTTACGACGTGCGCGACCCCCTCGACCTCGCCGTCATCGCCGCGGCGATCGCGGGTGGCCTCATCGGCTTCCTCTGGTGGAACACGTCTCCCGCCCAGATCTTCATGGGTGACACCGGTGCTCTCGGTCTCGGCGGTGCGTTGGCCGGCTTGGCAATCCTCAGCCGCACCGAACTGCTCCTCGTCCTCATCGGTGGGCTCTTCCTCGTCGTCACGGGCTCGGTGATCCTGCAGCGGGCGTACTTCAAGATCTCCGGCGGTAAACGAATCTTCCTGATGAGTCCCCTCCACCACCACTTCGAACTCAAAGGTTGGGCCGAAGTCACGGTGGTTGTGCGTTTTTGGCTTATCTCCGCCCTCTTTGTTGCGGTGGGTGTAGGACTCTTCTACGTGGAATGGGTCAATCAGTAA